In Leishmania major strain Friedlin complete genome, chromosome 34, the following proteins share a genomic window:
- a CDS encoding putative 60S ribosomal protein L21, with the protein MVHSYGYKSGTRHLFAKKFRKHGAPSVSTILTNIKVGDYVDVVADSAVREGMPHKYYHGRTGIVWNVTPRGVGVIINKPVRTRTLRKRICVRFEHVRKSRCQEAFKAKEHQFQAYLAAKKAGKALPPLQKSSRLGGIVRPKTVEVLARRVADYEAMVPY; encoded by the coding sequence ATGGTCCACTCGTACGGCTACAAGTCTGGCACCCGCCACCTCTTCGCCAAGAAGTTCCGCAAGCACGGCGCCCCGTCCGTGTCGACGATCCTGACGAACATCAAGGTCGGCGACTACGTCGATGTCGTCGCGGACTCCGCGGTGCGTGAGGGCATGCCGCACAAGTACTACCATGGCCGCACCGGTATTGTGTGGAACGTGACCCCCCGCGGCGTTGGTGTCATCATCAACAAGCCGgtccgcacgcgcaccctgCGCAAGCGCATCTGCGTCCGCTTCGAGCACGTCCGCAAGTCTCGCTGCCAGGAGGCATTCAAGGCGAAGGAGCACCAGTTCCAGGCCTACCTTGCCGCCAAGAAGGCCGGCAAGGCGCTGCCCCCGCTGCAGAAGAGCTCCCGCTTGGGCGGCATTGTACGCCCCAAGACCGTTGAGGTGCTCGCCCGCCGCGTGGCCGACTACGAGGCGATGGTGCCGTACTAA